The stretch of DNA TCCATGATTTCGTTAAATTGGCATATAATGAAGATATTGAAAAAAATACTATTAAAAACATTGTAAATATATTATCAAAAAGAAATCAATAAATCTTTAAAAATAATATTAAAAATATAATATAAAAATAAAAAAAGTTAAAAAAATTAAAATATAAAAATAGCGTTTATATTTACTATTATGGTTATTTTAGCTGTTTTTCAGCTATATCTCCAAATATTGGGAATTTATACATTTCTCCTTTATATGCTTTATACATACCCAATATCCACAATATAAAACTTAATATATTTACCAACCATGCAAGAGCTCCGGATATATAACCCAATATATATGCCAATATACTTAAACTTAAAAATGTTATTAAGGATTGCATTGCATGGAACTTAACAAATTTACTGTCTTTTTCTATCAATAAAAATATAATGCCAGTTATCCAGCCAAGAACATAACATAACAAACCTTCAATATTTTCATCCAAACCCAATGAAGTTTTCATATTGCCCCTCCTAAAATAGTTTATATATTTACATATTTATTACTACATTTATATTATCAATTGCTAATATATATAATTTTTTGCATTATAAATAAATGCAAAAAATTATACGGGTAAAAAAATCGTTAAAGTAATAAAAATAAAAAATAATAATATTAAAATTAATAATAAATGCAGGATAATTATAGGGAAAAATTTAGATAGAGGTAAATTATGGATGTAGATGCTATAATTAAAAATTTAAACTTAAAATTTAGAAATATCGATGGAAATAAGTTATTAATTGCCATAGCCACAGATAAAGATAAAAATGTTTTAATGACGGCATTTATGAGTAAAGAATCTCTAAAAAAAACTTTTGAAACAGGGTATATGCATTATTACTCAACCAGTAGAAAAAAACTTTGGAAAAAAGGGGAAGAAAGTGGAAATGTGCAAAAAGTTAAAGAAATTTACAGAGATTGTGATGGAGATGCCTTATTATTTGTTGTGGAACAGACTGGATGGGCATGTCATGAAGGCTATTACTCATGTTTTCACTATAAATTAGATTTGGAGAATAACAGGATATATACAGTTGGAGATAAATTTGATTAAGTATAAAAATATTAAAAAATCTTAAAAGTATATAAATGATAAAAATAAATAAAAGTAAATAATTACTTTTTTAAAATCATAATATATAATTAATAATTAATATAATATTAACATATTTAATAAACAATATATATTATAGGATAGAGGAGGAGCTCATATGATAAACAATGACCACTACAAAGAATACATGAAAGGGACTACCACCATAGGCATGGTATGTAAAGACGGAGTAGTATTGGCCACCGATAAAAGAGCTACAATGGGTAACCTTATAGCAGACAAAGAAGCGAAAAAGTTATATAAGATAGATGACTACATAGCAATGACCATAGCAGGAAGTGTTGGAGATGCTCAATCTCTTGTTAGAATGATATCAGCAGAAACAAAAATATATAAGATGAGAACAGGAAACAATATGCCTCCACATTCCTGTGCAACATTATTGAGCAATATATTACATGGGAATAGACATTTTCCTTTTTTAACTCAGCTAATAATTGGCGGATATGACAACCTACACGGTCCAAAGTTATTTTCACTTGACCCTGTTGGAGGATTAAATGAAGAAACTTCATTTACATCCACAGGTTCTGGCTCACCAACAGCCCTTGGTGTTTTAGAGGCAGAGTATAAAAAGGATATGACAATAAATAAAGGAAAAGAGCTTGCAGTTAAAGCACTTATATCTGCCATGGAGAGAGATGCATATTCTGGAAATGGTATTTCTCTCGCAGTAATTGATGAAAACGGAGTAAAAATCTATTCAGACGAAGAAATAGAAAAAATGGTAGAAAAAATAAGAAAAAATAGGAGAAAGTAAAATAAAAAATAACAGATATAGTAAATTAAAAGAAATTAAAATAAAAAATTAAATAAAAAATAATAATAAAAGTATTAATTAAAAGTAATTAAAATAAATAAAAGCATTAAATTAATCATTTTTCTTATTTGAAATTAATAAAACCTTTTGGTTTTAACATCTAAAATAATATATTATTTTTTTATTATTTTATAAAAAGTTATGAT from Methanothermococcus okinawensis IH1 encodes:
- the psmB gene encoding archaeal proteasome endopeptidase complex subunit beta yields the protein MINNDHYKEYMKGTTTIGMVCKDGVVLATDKRATMGNLIADKEAKKLYKIDDYIAMTIAGSVGDAQSLVRMISAETKIYKMRTGNNMPPHSCATLLSNILHGNRHFPFLTQLIIGGYDNLHGPKLFSLDPVGGLNEETSFTSTGSGSPTALGVLEAEYKKDMTINKGKELAVKALISAMERDAYSGNGISLAVIDENGVKIYSDEEIEKMVEKIRKNRRK
- the hisI gene encoding phosphoribosyl-AMP cyclohydrolase, with protein sequence MDVDAIIKNLNLKFRNIDGNKLLIAIATDKDKNVLMTAFMSKESLKKTFETGYMHYYSTSRKKLWKKGEESGNVQKVKEIYRDCDGDALLFVVEQTGWACHEGYYSCFHYKLDLENNRIYTVGDKFD
- a CDS encoding DUF4870 domain-containing protein, which encodes MKTSLGLDENIEGLLCYVLGWITGIIFLLIEKDSKFVKFHAMQSLITFLSLSILAYILGYISGALAWLVNILSFILWILGMYKAYKGEMYKFPIFGDIAEKQLK